From the Fictibacillus halophilus genome, the window TAAAGCATCTTCATCAATTTCGAAGCGTGCATGGTGATGCGGATAGACCGCTTCTTTTTCGGGATTTCCCGCTCCTATATAGAAGAAACAGCCGCCAGCTTTCTGCTGAAATGCCGAGAAGTCTTCACCGCCCATATTTGGTTTCATTCGGTCGAGCGTTTTTTCTCCATAAACCTCAACGATTGTATCTTCAATAACTTGTGTCACTTGATGATCATTGATAACAGGACGGTAACCGAATTCATAATCGAAATGATAATCGGCTTCATGTGCCTCAGTTATCCCTTTAACAATACGTTCTATGGTTTTAGGAACGGATTGACGGATTTCTGCATCAAAACTTCGAACTGTACCTAAAATTTCAACAGATCCTGGAATAACGTTATGTGTTGTACCACCAGTAAACTTTGTAACCGATACGACTAACTGTTCAAGAGGATCTGTGTTTCTGGAGACGATATGCTGCAAATTCGTAACGATTTGTGAAGCAATCGCTATGGAATCGACCGTTTGATGAGGCAGAGCAGCATGTCCCCCTTTCCCTTTTACCGTTATATAGAATGTGTCAGGTGAAGCCATCATCGGGCCATACACGACACCTATCTTCCCGATTTTAAGAGGTGCCCATAGATGTGCTCCGATAATTGCATCTACCCCATCCATAACACCAGCCTGAACCATTTCTTCTGCTCCACCAGGAAACAGTTCTTCCGCGTGTTGGAAAAACAACCTGATCTCGCCTTGTAACTCATCTTTACGCTCGGATAATACTTTTGCTGCACCTAGAAGCATAGCCGTATGACCATCATGCCCACATGCATGCATGACTCCCGGGTTCTTTGAGATATATTCTGTAGTGTTCTCCTCCTGGATCGGCAATGCGTCCATATCTGCACGAATGGCAATCACTTTTCCAGGCTGTTTTCCTTGAATCCTTCCAACCACACTCGTCTTTGTCGGGCGGGAAAGTTCGATTCCTCCGAAGGACTCTAATGTTTCGTAGATAAATTGTGATGTGTTTTCTTCCTGAAAAGATAACTCTGGATTTTCATGTAAGTATCGGCGCCATTGGGTAACTTGTTCTGAAACTGCATCAACTAGAGGATCAAAGGCTTTTGTTGTAACTGACATTTTTATCTCTCCCTTTCACTTGGTTATTCGGCTGTCAACGATTCAATTGAAGTCTTTAACACATGAACGGCTTGAACACAGTCTCCTAAACTCGTCCATTCTTTTGGGTTATGACTGATTCCATTAAGGCTTCTAACAAAGATCATGCCGGATAGAACGTGCCTGCCTAAAACCATGGCATCATGCCCTGCACCGCTCGGTAAGAGTACGGGTTTGATTCCATTTGCTTTTACAGCTTCAATCAATCGATGCTGCATTTCTTCTTTTATGGGAACAGGGGCTACATTTAACGTTTGTTCATATTCAACAGAAACCCCATGCAGCCCACCAATTTCCAATGCTTTCTTTGCTATCTCTTTTGTTAACTGATTCAGAGTCACTTGGTTAATGTCTCTAATATCCACATATAGCTCCACTTTTGCAGGAATGACATTGATTCCATTGGGATAGACCTGAAGCTTACCTACTGTGGCTACAGAAGTTTTGCTTATACTTTGAGGAATCTGGCTCACATGTCCAACAAACTCACTAGCTGCAACAAGCGCATCATTTCTTGCACCCATCGGGGTGTTGCCAGCATGTCCTGCTTTTCCGTGAAAAGATATTTTTAACCAGGAGGGACCAGCAATTCCTGTGACAACTCCTACAGGTGCATTCTCTCTTTCAAGTGTGCTTCCTTGTTCAATATGTACTTCAACAAATGCTTTAATCATACCTAGATTTCGTTTAGATTCCTTAAACCCTTGAAGCGTAAGTCCATCACCCTCAATAACCTTTTCAAATGAATTCCCCTGTTGATCAACCTTTTGGATTTCTTCATCCATATCGAGTTCTCCGCATATTGCACGGCTTCCCCTTAACCCTCCGTTAAACCTAGAACCTTCCTCATCTGAGAAAACAACAATTTCATATGGACGTTCAGGTTTAAATCCTGTTACCTTCCAAGCTTCAACTACTTCTAAAGCGGCAAGTACGCCTAGAGGTCCGTCAAAATGTCCGCCGTTCGGGACACTATCTACATGCGACCCTGAGATCACAGAAGCAAGCTCTTTATTCTTTCCTTCTAATTTTCCAAAAATATTGCCTGCACCGTCTTCTGTAACCACAAGACCTGCGTTTATCATCCAGCTCTTAACCAGTTCTTTCGCTTTTCTTTCCTCTTTGGAGAAACCAATTCGGTATGAACCATTTTGTTCTGTCAATCCAATTTTAGAGAGCTCTGCCAGGCGGGCACTAAATCTTTCACCTGAGACCCCAGAGTGGTTCATCGTTCGGTCATAGCCTTCCAATAGTTTTGACTGAAATACATTGTCCGCTCTTTTCAGCATGTAATTCCCCCTTTATTTGTGCATCTATCCAATGAGTTATTGAAAAGTATAGAATAATCAGTCAATTTTTAATATGTTAAAAAAGGACAAATAGATCACAATCTATTTGTCCTTAATAGCTAATATTTTATTTTTACAAACTCTTGTAGATAAATGGCCAGTTGCAACTCAAATAATTCTTTTCCTTGTAACTTTTCCACCCTCAG encodes:
- a CDS encoding M20 family metallopeptidase yields the protein MSVTTKAFDPLVDAVSEQVTQWRRYLHENPELSFQEENTSQFIYETLESFGGIELSRPTKTSVVGRIQGKQPGKVIAIRADMDALPIQEENTTEYISKNPGVMHACGHDGHTAMLLGAAKVLSERKDELQGEIRLFFQHAEELFPGGAEEMVQAGVMDGVDAIIGAHLWAPLKIGKIGVVYGPMMASPDTFYITVKGKGGHAALPHQTVDSIAIASQIVTNLQHIVSRNTDPLEQLVVSVTKFTGGTTHNVIPGSVEILGTVRSFDAEIRQSVPKTIERIVKGITEAHEADYHFDYEFGYRPVINDHQVTQVIEDTIVEVYGEKTLDRMKPNMGGEDFSAFQQKAGGCFFYIGAGNPEKEAVYPHHHARFEIDEDALEKGVRVFVHAAFKLLKQ
- a CDS encoding Zn-dependent hydrolase; this encodes MLKRADNVFQSKLLEGYDRTMNHSGVSGERFSARLAELSKIGLTEQNGSYRIGFSKEERKAKELVKSWMINAGLVVTEDGAGNIFGKLEGKNKELASVISGSHVDSVPNGGHFDGPLGVLAALEVVEAWKVTGFKPERPYEIVVFSDEEGSRFNGGLRGSRAICGELDMDEEIQKVDQQGNSFEKVIEGDGLTLQGFKESKRNLGMIKAFVEVHIEQGSTLERENAPVGVVTGIAGPSWLKISFHGKAGHAGNTPMGARNDALVAASEFVGHVSQIPQSISKTSVATVGKLQVYPNGINVIPAKVELYVDIRDINQVTLNQLTKEIAKKALEIGGLHGVSVEYEQTLNVAPVPIKEEMQHRLIEAVKANGIKPVLLPSGAGHDAMVLGRHVLSGMIFVRSLNGISHNPKEWTSLGDCVQAVHVLKTSIESLTAE